One Stegostoma tigrinum isolate sSteTig4 chromosome 22, sSteTig4.hap1, whole genome shotgun sequence DNA segment encodes these proteins:
- the znf207b gene encoding BUB3-interacting and GLEBS motif-containing protein ZNF207b isoform X6: MGRKKKKQMKPWCWYCNRDFDDEKILIQHQKAKHFKCHICHKKLYTGPGLAIHCMQVHKETIDAVPNAIPGRTDIELEIYGMEGIPEKDMEERRRLLEQKTQAESQKKKQKDDDSDEFDDDDAEAGTSYQQQGVQQQQNFVSSMNQSSVHPVTGAPGIPPGMPPVVPGVPPMMPGMPPVMPGMPPGMMPMGGMMPPGPGMPPMMPGMHPGMPPPVPRPGGPSMTQSQPVVPPGIPSRAPLPGPSPQPPIAKPLFPSAGQSQQSVSGPVGTDFKPLNSTPATTAEPPKPTFPAYTQSTATATSTSSSSTAKPTIPVTSKPATLTTTSATSKLIHPDEDISLEERRAQFPKYQRNIPRQGQTPLGPPPVGPMGSMMPPQQGMPPQQPAMRPPMPPPGQSCHPRFQPRERPLHSLYGQYGGPPQGMPSYLPGGMPPYGQGPPMVPPYQGGPPRPPMGMSGMRPPVMSQGGRY; encoded by the exons ATGGGTCGAAAGAAGAAGAAGCAGATGAAGCCGTGGTGCTG GTACTGCAACAGAGACTTTGATGATGAGAAGATCCTTATCCAGCATCAGAAGGCAAAACACTTCAAATGTCACATATGTCATAAAAAGTTGTACACGGGTCCAGGTCTTGCTATTCACTGCATGCAG GTTCATAAGGAAACGATAGATGCTGTCCCAAATGCGATCCCTGGAAGAACAGATATTGAATTAGAAATCTATGGAATGGAAGGGATTccagaaaaggatatggaggaaAGGCGACGACTACTTGAACAAAAGACTCAAG CGGAAAGTCAAAAAAAGAAGCAGAAAGATGATGATTCTGACGAGTTTGATGATGACGATGCAGAAGCTGGAACTTCGTACCAGCAGCAGGGGGTGCAGCAACAACAGAATTTTGTTTCCAGTATGAACCAGTCAAGCGTGCACCCTGTAACGGGTGCACCAGGAATTCCTCCAG GGATGCCACCAGTGGTCCCAGGTGTTCCTCCCATGATGCCAGGGATGCCACCAGTAATGCCAGGAATGCCTCCAGG GATGATGCCCATGGGTGGAATGATGCCTCCAGGACCTGGAATGCCACCCATGATGCCAGGCATGCATCCTG GTATGCCACCCCCTGTTCCACGTCCAGGTGGACCATCAATGACCCAATCGCAGCCAGTGGTTCCACCTGGTATACCCAGTAGAGCACCATTACCTGGACCTAGTCCACAACCTCCCATTGCAAAGCCACTCTTCCCTAGTGCTGGCCAA AGCCAGCAGTCTGTCTCCGGACCTGTGGGTACGGATTTTAAACCCCTCAACAGTACGCCTGCCACTACTGCAGAACCTCCAAAGCCCACATTCCCAGCATACACACAGTCAACAGCAACCGCTACCAGCACGTCGAGCAGTTCTACAGCTAAGCCGACCATCCCTGTAACTAGTAAGCCTGCCACTCTAACCACAACTAGTGCAACTAGTAAGTTGATCCATCCAGATGAGGATATATCACTG GAGGAAAGGAGAGCTCAGTTTCCAAAGTACCAACGTAACATCCCTCGGCAAGGCCAGACACCTCTGGGGCCACCACCAGTTGGGCCGATGGGTAGTATGATGCCACCTCAGCAAGGAATGCCACCTCAGCAACCAGCAATGAGACCTCCTATGCCACCTCCAG gacagtcctgccacCCCCGGTTTCAGCCTCGTGAACGtccgctgcactccctctatg GTCAGTATGGTGGTCCGCCACAGGGCATGCCAAGTTACCTCCCAGGCGGCATGCCTCCATATGGACAGGGACCTCCAATGGTGCCCCCTTACCAGGGTGGACCCCCTCGGCCACCAATGGGAATGTCAGGAATGAGGCCTCCTGTAATGTCACAAGGTGGTCGCTACTGA